The sequence GCGGGCAGGGATGTCGCAATGACCGTCGAGTCCATGTTCTCCATGAACAGGGCGCAGGCCACGATCAACGGTATCAGACGTTCCTTCTGCATCGTCTCGGCTTTGTGGAAAAATATCGGGAAACGGCGGGTTGGTCGCAACCAGCCGCTTCCTCAGATAGGCCAGTCTTGGGAAGAAGGGTCAATAAACTCGTCGTGAGGCGACCCGTTCCGAAACAGGCCGCTCGTAGAGGGCCTTTTGCAGGTGTCCCATGCGGAAAAACCGCTGAATTCCGCGCGAAATGCTTTGAAACGTCATTGGGGCATGCTATCGACCACCGCCAACCCCATTGATGGGCTTCGATTCGAGCGGCGTACCAGCGATCGCTCGATTTTGCACATCCTGAGGTTTTTATCGCAGCCACGGGCTGCCGAACGGAGTTGGCAATGGCAATCAGGCAGTTGGGTCAGGGTATTCGCGAAGCATTCACGTTCGACGACGTGCTGCTGAAACCAGGCCTGTCCGATATCCTGCCCTCCGACGCTGACGTCCGCTCGCATCTGACGCGTTCGATCCCGCTCAACATTCCGATCATCGCCTCTGCGATGGACACGGTTACTGAAGCCAGCATGGCGATCGCGATGGCGCAGGCCGGTGGTATCGGCGTGATCCATCGCAATTTCGAAGGCGACGGCCAGGCCGCGCAGGTTCGCCAGGTCAAGAAATTCGAATCCGGCATGGTGGTGAATCCGCTCACCATCGGCCCGGAAGCCAAACTGGTCGATGCGCTGACGCTGATGAAGGATCACGGCATCTCCGGCGTTCCGGTGGTGACCGGCGCTGGTCCGGGCAAGCCCGGCAAGCTGGTCGGTATTCTCACTAACCGCGACGTGCGTTTCGCCACCGACCCGGAGCAGAAAGTCTCCGAACTGATGACGCATGAAAACCTCATCACGGTGAGGGAAGGCGTCAGCCAGGTCGAAGCCAAGCGGCTGCTGCATCAGAACCGCATCGAGAAACTGCTGGTTGTCGATGAGCAATATCGCTGCGTCGGCCTGATCACGGTGAAGGACATGGAAAAGGCGGTGGCTTATCCGCTGGCTTCCAAGGATGCGCAGGGGCGTTTGCGTGTCGCCGCTGCTACCACGGTCGGAGACGCGGGCTTTGCGCGCACCGAACGGCTGATCGAGGCGGGAGCGGATGTCATCGTCGTGGATACCGCGCATGGCCATTCGTCGCGCGTGCTGGAAGCGGTCAACCGCATCAAGCGGCTGTCGAATGCGGTGCAGGTGATCGCCGGCAACGTCGCCACCACCGAAGGCACACAGGCGCTAATCGATTCAGGCGCGGACGCCATCAAGGTTGGCATCGGTCCGGGCTCGATTTGCACCACGCGCATCGTCGCGGGCGTCGGCGTGCCGCAGCTCACCGCGATCATGGATGCGGTCGAGGCCGCGAAGAAGGCGAACATTCCGGTGATCGCCGACGGCGGCATCAAGTATTCCGGCGATCTCGCCAAGGCGCTCGCCGCCGGCGCCGATGTCGCGATGGTAGGCTCGCTGCTGGCGGGCACCGACGAGACGCCGGGTGAAGTGTTTCTCTGGCAGGGCCGCTCGTACAAGGCCTATCGCGGCATGGGCTCGGTCGGCGCGATGGCGCGCGGCTCGGCCGACCGCTATTTCCAGCAGGACATCAAGGACACGCTCAAGCTGGTGCCGGAAGGGATCGAGGGGCAGGTGCCTTACAAGGGGCCGGTCGCCAACGTGCTGCATCAGTTGGCCGGTGGTCTTCGTGCTGCGATGGGTTATGTCGGCGCCAAGGACATCGAGGACTTCCACGCCAAGGCGGAGTTCGTCCGCATCACCGGCGCGGGCCTGCGTGAGAGCCACGTCCACGACGTCACCATCACCCGCGAAAGCCCGAACTATCCCGGCGGAGCCTGAGCGCGGCCGTCCAATTTTAGCCTCAAGGACGGGCAAAAACGCGGTATCGTTGAGCGGCCCTCATGCCGCGCGAACGCGTGCGGCGCTCATATTGCCGCGCGAATCTTCCCAAGTTCATTGCACCGGCAGCAAATCCGGCCGCGACGCTTCCAAACCTCAGAGAAGAAAAACATCATGGTTGACTGGACAGACGACAGGATTGCCGCGCTTTCGGATCAGGACCTGAAAAATCTGCTGGCCAATGCCGAGCGGAAATCGGTCGCCGATATTTCCGAGAAGTGCAGGGCGGAGATGGAGAAGCGCAATGCGCTGAAGCCGCGCAAGGCGTCGAAGCCGCGTTCCGAATTGAAAGAGTTCGAACATGAGGTGTCCGCGCAGCTTGCCGAGGTCGGCAAGGAGGTGGCCGCCAAATACGATCTGTCGGAAGAAACCGCGAAGGCGAAGTCCGAGGGCGTCAAGGGCTTCAAGGCGCACCGGCTGCTCGACTCGAAAGGCTATGCGAAGCTCGGCGGTATGCAGCGCGACGGTTCGGTCGCGATGGAGCGCTACATTTCCTATCGCCGCGGCGACAGCACGGTCTATCTCGGCGTGTTTCTGTTGAAGGACGCGCCGGCGGAAGACCACGAGTTTCATGTGATCGCGCCGAAGGCGTTTCTCGATGGCGGCAAGCCTGTCGCCGAAATTCGCCCGTCCGCGACGGACAAGCAGAAGCAGCCCGCTGACAGCGGCCTTTCCTTCAAGGATCTGCCGAGCGCGGCGGCAGCCTTCGACAGCGCGCTGGCGAAAATGACCGCCTGACGAGGCGGTGCTCGCCGGACTCAATTTGTTTTAAACGCTGGAAGCTTAGCATGGATGCCATGCCGCGACGGACCCGTCGCGCGCCATGGTCATGCGGCTCTCTCTCGGCTAAATACGCTCACGTCCATAAAAAGCCGAGGAAACCCAATGTCACAGTCAGCCAAGCGTATCGTGCTCGCGTCCCGTCCTGTCGGCGAACCGAAGCCAAGCGATTTCCGTCTCGAAGATTATCCGGTCCCGACGCCGGGCGACGGGCAACTCCTGCTGCGCACCATCTGGCTGTCGCTCGATCCTTACATGCGCGGCCGCATGAGCGACGGTCCGTCCTATTCGGCGCCGGTGCCGATCGACGGCGTGATGGAAGGCGGCACCGTCGCCGAGGTCGTGGCGTCGAACAATCCGGGCTTCGCCAAGGGCGACATCGTGCTCGCGCATTCCGGCTGGCAGCAGTATGGGCTGTCGGACGGCAAGGGACTGCGCAAGGTTGACCCGAAGATCGCGCCGATCTCCACCGCAGTGGGCGTGCTCGGCATGCCGGGCATGACCGCCTACACCGGTCTGCTCGAAATCGGCAAGCCGAAGGCCGGCGAAACCGTGGTGGTTGCGGCTGCGTCCGGCGCGGTGGGTTCTGCGGTCGGCCAGATCGCGAAGATCAAGGGCGCGCGCGCTGTCGGCATCGCTGGCGGCAAGGACAAGTGCGACTATGTCAAGAAGGAGCTTGGCTTCGACGATTGTCTCGATCATCGCGATCCGGACCTCGCGGCCAAGCTGAAGGAAGCGTGCCCGAAGGGAATCGACGTGTATTTCGAAAACGTCGGCGGCAAGGTGTTCGAGGCGGTGTTTCCGCTGCTCAATCCGTTCTCGCGGATTCCGGTGTGCGGCCTGATCGCGGACTACAACACGATTTTCGGCAAGGACACGCCGGTGCCGAAGTGGGCCAACTCGATCATGCGCGCCATTCTGGTGAAGCGCCTGAATTTACGTGGCTTCATCGTCAGCGATTTCGCCGACAAGTTTCCCGACTTCATTCGCGACATGCCGCAGTGGCTCAAGGAAGGCAAGATCAAGCACAAGGAGTTCGTCACCGAAGGCCTCGAGAGCGCACCGGCGGCGTTCATGGGCCTGCTCAAGGGCGCGAACTTCGGCAAGCAGCTTGTCCGCGTCGGGCCTGACAAGGTGTGAGTTTTCCCACGCTCACGTCACCTCGCCGCAAGGCGAGATGACGTGAGGTGGAAAATTGTTTCGTGATTGAAATGCGGCGTCGCCCAAATGGTTCGGTGATGAAATTTGCTGAACCGGTGCATCACAGCACGCGGTAACGGATGGCAAAGCTGTCGTCCGGCGCTGCCTGCACAACTCCCGGGCGTGCGCCCGGAGCGATGCGATCCACCATGTGCCACGGGCCGAATTCGTTTGACGGACTGGGATTCGGCGGCAGCCGCAATTTGAAGGCGCGTTGCGCCTGGCCGGGCAGGCTGAGCACGACCATGCGCTCGGTGGTGCGGAATTTGAGCGGTACCGAACCGCGCAGCACCGCGCGCCCGTCCTCGGTCGCGAGCAGGTCGCCGTCCAGTTGCGCCAGCGTCTGATTGAGGTCGGTGAGCAGTTCGACCTGCGCCTCGCGCTTCAGGTCGCCTTTTGCGACCGCCGACGGCAGCCGGATTTCGAATTCCACCGCAGGCGCCTTGGCCATCAGTCCGAGATGGCTCAGCGCGGCGCTGCGCAGGCTGAACGCGCCGGCGGCGATCGCGCCCGCCATCAGAACGATGCCGAGACCGCGAATTGCGATACGGCGCAGGGTTTTGACGCTGCCTGTCCTGTCAATCATCTCAGCACCCGAACGTGGTCCACGATCCGTGAATGGAACTTTCTGACCATTGGTCGCTTGATGGTCAGGGCAGGTTCAAAGGCATGGGCGGCTTAAAACAGTCGGCTCCCGCGGACCGGCGCTTCTATTTCAGGCTGGGGTATTTCACATGATGATTCAGATGATCCTGCTGCCGACATTCGTACTTGTCGGCCTGACCTTTGCGCTGCTGTTCTGGCGGGGACGCGACGGGGCAAAACCCGCAGCGGACGGCGACTGGTTCGCCTATCACCTTCATGCGCTGTTCTATGTTGTGGTCGTGCTGGCCATCCAGACGCGCCATGCCGACCTGATCATGGTGCTGCTGGCATGGGTGTTCGTCGTGCTGCAGATCTTCCAGGCCGGGTTTCTGGTCACGGCGGCGAACTCCCGGGGCTCGCTGTTCTTCATCTCGGGAGCGTTGGTTCTTCTGGCCATGTGGCTGTATTTCGCCATCCGCGTCTTGTTTCTGATCTGAGGGGCGGTTAGGTCAGGCATCTGTCTTCTGACCCTGCACGCCCTGAAAGTCCGCAATGACGCCTGCCGCGCGGCTGTCCGCAGCCATCGAGATTCTGGAAGCCATTGACGCGCAGCGCATCCCTGCGCCCAACGCGTTGAAGGACTGGGGCACCGCGCATCGCTTCGCGGGATCAGGCGACCGCGCCGCGATTGCGGGTCTGGTATTCGACGTGCTGCGGCGGCGCGCTTCGTCAGCCTGGTTGATGGATTCCGACACGCCGCGCGCGCGGCTGCTCGGGATGCTCAAGCTCGAACGCGGCCTTGATGCCGGCGCTGTTGCCACGCTTTGCGACGGCGGGCGCTTCGCGCCGGAGCCGCTGACCGAGGCCGAGCGCGACGCGCTGACCTCGCGGACACTGGACGATGCGCCTGCGCATGTCGCGGGCGATTATCCCGAGTGGCTCGATTCTCAACTCGCTGCCGTGTTCGGTGATGTGCGTGTGGCTGAAGCTACCGCCATGGCGAGCCGCGCGCCGCTCGATCTGCGGGTCAACACGCTGAAGGCGAAGCGCGAGAAGGTACTGGCCTCGATGGCGCATCTCGGCGCGCGAGCGACGCCGTGGTCGCCATGGGGACTGCGGATCGATCTCGGCGCCGATGCGCGCAATCCCGGCATTCACTCCGAGGAAGATTTCATCAAGGGTGGCGTCGAGGTTCAGGACGAGGGCTCGCAGCTTGCCGCATTGCTCACCGGAGCGAAGCCCGGCGAGCAAGTGATCGACATGTGCGCTGGTGCCGGCGGCAAAACGCTGGCGCTGGCGGCGATGATGCAGGGCAAGGGGCGGCTGATCGCGACGGATCACGATAAGCGGCAACTGGCTCCGATTCACGAGCGGCTGTCGCGCGCCGGCATTCACAACGCCGATGTGCGCACGCCGAAAGGTCCCGACGACACGCTGTCCGACATCAAAGCGTCCGCCGATCTCGTGGTGATCGATGCGCCGTGCACCGGCACCGGCACGTGGCGTCGCAATCCGGATGCGAAATGGCGGATGCGCCCCGGCGCGCTGGAGGTCCGCGTCAAGGACCAGATCGCGGTGCTGGACCGCGCCGCCTCGCTGCCGAAACCGGGCGGGCGGATCGCCTACATCACCTGTTCGGTTTTGCCGCAGGAGAATAACGAGCAAGTGAGGAGCTTCCTGAGCCGTCACCCGGAATTCACGGTGGTGCCGCCGTCGCAGGTGGCCGCCGCGCTGTGGGACAAGGCTGACGATTTCACCGCCGCCACGATCCAATCCGACGAGGGGCTGCTGATGACCCCGCGCCGCACTGGAACGGATGGGTTTTTTGTGGCGGTGTTGAAGCGGTAACCAAGTCAAGGCTCGTCATCCTGCGGTGCGAGCCGCGCGTAGCGCGCGAGCCTCGAAGGATGGCCGGGCCACGATGGCGCCGCGGCTATTCGAGGTTCGTAAGGGCTCGCTCCTCAGAGTGACGGCGACCAGCCCGCAGCCCGCCCCAAAACCTGCCGATAAGGCGGTTTTTGCAGGTGTTTCGGGGTTGCGACTCCGCCGCCTGTCGCGTATTTCCTGTCCATGACAGCACACAGCCAGACCGTTCCAGCGACCCCCGATGTGGCGGCCGCTCATGAGAAGATTCTCATCGTCGATTTCGGCTCCCAGGTGACGCAGCTCATCGCGCGGCGTGTCCGCGAAGAGGGCGTTTATTCCGAGATCGTGCCATTCCAGAAGGCCGAAGCCGCTTTCAAGACGATGCGGCCAAAGGCCGTGATCCTGTCCGGTGGACCGGCCTCCGTGCTGGACGAGGACGCTCCTGCCGCGCCCCTGTCGATCCTGACTGCCGGCGTGCCGGTGCTCGGCATCTGCTATGGCGAGCAGACCATGGCGCAACAGCTCGGCGGCACGGTCGAGGCCGGTCACCATCGCGAATTCGGCCGGGCGCTGATCGAGGTGACTGACAACTGCGCGCTGTTCGAGGACGTCTGGAAGATCGGCGAGAAGCACTACGTCTGGATGAGCCACGGCGACCGCGTGACCAAGTTGCCGGACGGCTTTCGCGGCGTGGCGAAAGCGCCGGGTTCGCCGATCTCGGTCATAGCCGACGACAAGCGCAAGTTCTATGCGATGCAGTTTCACCCCGAGGTGGTGCATACGCCGGATGGCGCGAAGCTGATCCGCAATTTTGTCCGCAAGGTCGCGGGGCTGACCGGGGATTGGACCATGCGCGCGTTCCGCGAGGAAGCGGTCGAGAAAATCCGTGCGCAGGTAGGCTCAGGCAAGGTGATTTGCGGCCTGTCGGGCGGCGTCGATTCATCCGTGGCCGCGATCCTGATTCACGAAGCGATCGGCGATCAGTTGACTTGCGTGTTCGTCGATCACGGCATGCTGCGCAAGGACGAGGCGAAGACCGTCGTCGATCTGTTCCGCCACCACTACAACATTCCGCTGGTGCACGTTGATGCGTCGAAGACATTCCTCAGCGAACTCGACGGCGTCACCGATCCGGAAGTGAAGCGCAAGACCATCGGCCGCCTGTTCATCGATGTGTTCGACGAAGAAGCCAAGAGGATCGGCGGCGCGGATTTCCTCGCGCAGGGCACGCTCTATCCCGACGTGATCGAGAGCGTGTCGTTCACCGGCGGACCGTCTGTCACGATCAAGTCGCACCACAATGTCGGCGGTCTGCCCGCGCGCATGAATATGAAGCTGGTCGAGCCGTTGCGCGAACTGTTCAAGGACGAGGTGCGTGCGCTGGGCCGCGAACTGGGTCTGCCGGACGTGTTTGTTGGCCGTCATCCGTTTCCGGGACCGGGACTCGCGATCCGCTGTCCCGGCGAGATCACGCGCGAAAAGCTCGACATCCTGCGCGAGGCCGATGCGGTCTATATCGACCAGATCCGCAAGGCAGGCCTCTACGATACCATCTGGCAGGCCTTCGCGGTGCTGCTGCCGGTCAAGACCGTCGGCGTCATGGGCGATGGCCGCACCTATGAATATGTCGTTGGCCTGCGCGCGGTGACCTCGACCGACGGAATGACCGCCGACTTCTATCCGTTCGACATGAAATTCCTCGGCGAGACGGCAACGCGTATTATCAACGAAGTGAAGGGCGTCAACCGCGTGGTCTACGACGTCACCTCGAAGCCGCCTGGCACGATCGAGTGGGAATGATTTGACGTCTCGCGCTGTCAATCGCCGTCTTTCGACATAATCCCATAAGAAACTGAAATATCAAGGAAATTCTATCGAAATGGATCGCGTTCTATCGCGGGCTAGCGGATTGCCTCGGCGGCACGGGCGACGGTATCGATTTTTGGCTTCTCGATCTTCCGGCCGATACCGTCAGGCGGTTTTGCCCAGTGAAATCGTAGAAAGCAACATAAGCCATTGAAAATAAACAAGAGAAATATGAACTTGACGGTATTGGATTTGACGGTAAAAATCCCTCGCAAATGAACATACGTTTATCTTCGAGGGCCTTGGCATGCTCACGGATTTCGCGCTTAAGCAATTGAAGCCTAAAGAGAAAATCTACAAGGTCGCAGACCGTGACGGTATGTACGTCGCGGTGGCCCCCACGGGCCAGCTTACATTCCGCCTTGACTATCGTCTCAATCGTCGGCGCGAGACCCTGACCATCGGGTCCTACGGCCCGGATGGACTGTCACTGTCCAAGGCGCGGGAACGCTGCATTGAGGCTCGAAAGGCCGTAGCGGAGGGACGCTCCCCGGCTCACGAGAAGCAGCGCGAGAAACGGCGGCTCGCCGGCAGCGAAACGTTCGGCGCCCTTGGCAAGCGTTGGCTGAAAGACGCCGGTATGGCGGAGAGTACCCGCGCCATGCGCAAGGCGGTCTTCGATCGCGATATCTACCCAACTTGGAAGAACCGCCGCCTCACCGAGATCACGCCCGATGATCTGCGAGCACTCTGCACCAAGGTGAAAGATCGGGGCGCACCCGCCACCGCGATTCATGTGCGTGACATCGTCAAGCAAATTTACGCTTTCGCGATCCTGCATGGCGAGAAGGTTGCCAATCCCGCGAGCGAAGTTGCTCCGGCCTCCATCGCGACGTTCGTGGCCAAAGACCGCGCCCTGTCGCCAGCCGAAATCCGTATCGCGCTGGCGGAGCTTGAACATGTGCCAACACTTCCGACGATCCGGCTTGGCCTGCGGCTGATCCTCCTGACAATGGTGCGCAAGAGCGAGCTCCTTGACGCAGTCTGGGATGAGGTGGATTTCGAGAATGCCGTGTGGAGCATTCCCAAGGAGCGCATGAAACGCCGCAAGCCGCACAACGTCTATCTGTCACGTCAGTCGTTCGATATCTTGATCGCGCTTAAGACCTGCGCCGGCAACTCACGATACGTCCTGCCATCACGCTATGACGCCGATGCTCCTATGTCGCGTGCTACCTTCAACCGCATCACCACGGCCGTTGCAGAGCGCGCCAAGACGCAAGGTCTTCCCTTGGAGCCATTCACCGTTCATGACTTGCGCCGTACCGGTTCGACGCTTCTCAATGAACTTGGCTTCAATCGCGATTGGATCGAAAAGTGCCTTGCGCATGAGGAGGGACGCGGTTCGCGTGGCGTCTACAACAAAGCCGAGTATGAGGCGCAGCGTCGCCATATGCTGCAAGAATGGGCCGATGCGGTCGATGCTTGGGCGAGGGGAGAAAAGCACACGCCGACGCTGTTTCCGTCATCGGTACCATTGCTCAGTCCAGGGCTTGTGGTTTCACCGGCCGGGTCTTCCGCAACCGGACGTCAGGAGCGGGCGCCAACTTGATCCGCGCGGCGTCAGAGGCAACACGGCGTTGCTCGATCCAGGCCTCGACTTCGGTAAGATCCCATACGACGCACCGCGATGTGAGATAGAAGCGGCGGGGAAATTCCCCGCGTTGTTCCATCTCGTAAATGGTCGTGTCTGCCAGCGGCACGATTTGCCGCAGCTCCGGGCGCCGAATAGCCCGCCCTAAGTGTGGGGGCTTCTGTGGAGCCGATGGTCGCGACGACGACTTCTCGTCGTTGCGCGTAAAGTGCGTGCCGTTTGCGTGAAACTCGGCTTTCTTCGAAGACGCTACAGGACTTTGTCGTGACGACCTCCGGACCATGCGATTTCTCCACGCCAGGTTCTTCCGAAGAATGGACCGGGACATCGTGGCAAATAAATAGAACTGTTGCCGCTGGGGTTCGGCCGGATAGGATGGCGCACAAATAGGACGGTCCGGTTGGAAAGCCGGCGGGATCAGGTTCTCACGGTCCTGATGTGATTGGGCAGAGAGTTTTTTGAAACCAAATAGTTAGATAGGGGTCGTGTGCAAATCCTGTGCACGCACGTTCTACTATTCTTTCTCTTTCGTTCTTACGAAATTTCTCGCCACGACCGCCGACACGCGCCCGATTGCCATCGGTCGTCGTTACACGACCTAAGATGTCCTCAGCGAAACGCCGGCACGAAATCGCTTGAACCAATACGGTCCATACGGCGATGTGCGTCACAAGGTCTTTGCGCATAAAGAAATTACGGATGCGACACAGGTTTCGGCGCTGTTCGCCAAGACGAAAATCCGGGAGATGCAGCGGATGATGCTATTTTTGCATTCTCTCCACGGCGCGTTGTGGCAGTTGTTCGTGAATGGAAACAAGCCGATCCTGCGCCCGCGCAAAGTTTCTGTTGACCGCATACGCAAGAGGGGCACCGCGAGTGGACGCAGCAATGCCGTTCACGAACGCATAGTTCAAGAGGCGGAAGCATTTCTAAGGGCCGCCGCGAACAAGAAATAAGACTTGCGAAAAGTGGCTTCGTCCGATCAGGGCGTCACCAACGCGTAGCCCGGATTCAGAGAGCCAAAATCGTTTTTCGTCAGCACAACCGTGCGGTATTCAGGAAATTTGAGATCGAGGTCGATTAGTTCGTGCACGGGACCGCCGTGCAGAAGCCGAAGCAGTTCTGCGATCGCAAGCGTAGCGGCCGCTGCCCCGACGAAGGGCGCGCCGACTGCTTTTCCCGCGAGCAGCGTGACGCCGCAACGGTCGAGCTCGCCTTTGTCGAGCATCTGCGTGTAGGCGGGCCGGTCCGGAAGTTGTTCACCTTGGAAATCGGCCTTCCAGATTTGCGCGGCGGACCGGGACGCGGGAAGCGTGTGTAGGCGCAAAGCGCGAAAGTCCTGATGGCCGCGGCCCAATCCAGCCTCCACGACGAAGTCGAAGCCCACCTGATCGAGCGCCTGCCGTCCGAGGCTGTTGTCCAGACCGCATAGCGCTGCTGTGGGTTCGCCACGTTGGCGCGAAAATGATGCGTCAAACAAGCGCTCCTGAATGCTGGTAATGAACCCGCGGCGTTCGGCCCATGCAGCCATGCTTCTGGTCTTCATCTGGCCAATCAAATTGGCGTCGGAGAGGATCGAGGTGCTTTCGGTGGATGGGGTGATGATGTCCACGTCTTGCAATAGGAGACGCAGGTCCGTGGAACGCGCGTAGGGAAGCAAACCGAGCGCCCACATATAGGCCTGGCCTAGATGACCCAGACCAATCAGCCACAGATGTGAGGGGAGCAGACGAAGCTCGGGCTCGTCGTTCTGCACCGCAAGCCAGTCGCAATCGGGTGCGGGATTCCACAGCGACAAACCGACGGCGCGGCGTCCCGCCATACCCGTTTGGCCGGAGACGTAAAGAAAGGCCTCGTTGATGGCCAGGGACGCTGCGAGCATGGGTGCTAGCGGCAT is a genomic window of Bradyrhizobium sp. G127 containing:
- a CDS encoding NADP-dependent oxidoreductase — translated: MSQSAKRIVLASRPVGEPKPSDFRLEDYPVPTPGDGQLLLRTIWLSLDPYMRGRMSDGPSYSAPVPIDGVMEGGTVAEVVASNNPGFAKGDIVLAHSGWQQYGLSDGKGLRKVDPKIAPISTAVGVLGMPGMTAYTGLLEIGKPKAGETVVVAAASGAVGSAVGQIAKIKGARAVGIAGGKDKCDYVKKELGFDDCLDHRDPDLAAKLKEACPKGIDVYFENVGGKVFEAVFPLLNPFSRIPVCGLIADYNTIFGKDTPVPKWANSIMRAILVKRLNLRGFIVSDFADKFPDFIRDMPQWLKEGKIKHKEFVTEGLESAPAAFMGLLKGANFGKQLVRVGPDKV
- the guaB gene encoding IMP dehydrogenase, with the translated sequence MAIRQLGQGIREAFTFDDVLLKPGLSDILPSDADVRSHLTRSIPLNIPIIASAMDTVTEASMAIAMAQAGGIGVIHRNFEGDGQAAQVRQVKKFESGMVVNPLTIGPEAKLVDALTLMKDHGISGVPVVTGAGPGKPGKLVGILTNRDVRFATDPEQKVSELMTHENLITVREGVSQVEAKRLLHQNRIEKLLVVDEQYRCVGLITVKDMEKAVAYPLASKDAQGRLRVAAATTVGDAGFARTERLIEAGADVIVVDTAHGHSSRVLEAVNRIKRLSNAVQVIAGNVATTEGTQALIDSGADAIKVGIGPGSICTTRIVAGVGVPQLTAIMDAVEAAKKANIPVIADGGIKYSGDLAKALAAGADVAMVGSLLAGTDETPGEVFLWQGRSYKAYRGMGSVGAMARGSADRYFQQDIKDTLKLVPEGIEGQVPYKGPVANVLHQLAGGLRAAMGYVGAKDIEDFHAKAEFVRITGAGLRESHVHDVTITRESPNYPGGA
- a CDS encoding RsmB/NOP family class I SAM-dependent RNA methyltransferase, with the protein product MTPAARLSAAIEILEAIDAQRIPAPNALKDWGTAHRFAGSGDRAAIAGLVFDVLRRRASSAWLMDSDTPRARLLGMLKLERGLDAGAVATLCDGGRFAPEPLTEAERDALTSRTLDDAPAHVAGDYPEWLDSQLAAVFGDVRVAEATAMASRAPLDLRVNTLKAKREKVLASMAHLGARATPWSPWGLRIDLGADARNPGIHSEEDFIKGGVEVQDEGSQLAALLTGAKPGEQVIDMCAGAGGKTLALAAMMQGKGRLIATDHDKRQLAPIHERLSRAGIHNADVRTPKGPDDTLSDIKASADLVVIDAPCTGTGTWRRNPDAKWRMRPGALEVRVKDQIAVLDRAASLPKPGGRIAYITCSVLPQENNEQVRSFLSRHPEFTVVPPSQVAAALWDKADDFTAATIQSDEGLLMTPRRTGTDGFFVAVLKR
- a CDS encoding tyrosine-type recombinase/integrase, which gives rise to MLTDFALKQLKPKEKIYKVADRDGMYVAVAPTGQLTFRLDYRLNRRRETLTIGSYGPDGLSLSKARERCIEARKAVAEGRSPAHEKQREKRRLAGSETFGALGKRWLKDAGMAESTRAMRKAVFDRDIYPTWKNRRLTEITPDDLRALCTKVKDRGAPATAIHVRDIVKQIYAFAILHGEKVANPASEVAPASIATFVAKDRALSPAEIRIALAELEHVPTLPTIRLGLRLILLTMVRKSELLDAVWDEVDFENAVWSIPKERMKRRKPHNVYLSRQSFDILIALKTCAGNSRYVLPSRYDADAPMSRATFNRITTAVAERAKTQGLPLEPFTVHDLRRTGSTLLNELGFNRDWIEKCLAHEEGRGSRGVYNKAEYEAQRRHMLQEWADAVDAWARGEKHTPTLFPSSVPLLSPGLVVSPAGSSATGRQERAPT
- a CDS encoding AlpA family phage regulatory protein, translating into MRRPELRQIVPLADTTIYEMEQRGEFPRRFYLTSRCVVWDLTEVEAWIEQRRVASDAARIKLAPAPDVRLRKTRPVKPQALD
- the guaA gene encoding glutamine-hydrolyzing GMP synthase, with protein sequence MTAHSQTVPATPDVAAAHEKILIVDFGSQVTQLIARRVREEGVYSEIVPFQKAEAAFKTMRPKAVILSGGPASVLDEDAPAAPLSILTAGVPVLGICYGEQTMAQQLGGTVEAGHHREFGRALIEVTDNCALFEDVWKIGEKHYVWMSHGDRVTKLPDGFRGVAKAPGSPISVIADDKRKFYAMQFHPEVVHTPDGAKLIRNFVRKVAGLTGDWTMRAFREEAVEKIRAQVGSGKVICGLSGGVDSSVAAILIHEAIGDQLTCVFVDHGMLRKDEAKTVVDLFRHHYNIPLVHVDASKTFLSELDGVTDPEVKRKTIGRLFIDVFDEEAKRIGGADFLAQGTLYPDVIESVSFTGGPSVTIKSHHNVGGLPARMNMKLVEPLRELFKDEVRALGRELGLPDVFVGRHPFPGPGLAIRCPGEITREKLDILREADAVYIDQIRKAGLYDTIWQAFAVLLPVKTVGVMGDGRTYEYVVGLRAVTSTDGMTADFYPFDMKFLGETATRIINEVKGVNRVVYDVTSKPPGTIEWE